A window of Haloarcula marismortui ATCC 43049 genomic DNA:
CTTGTGTTTTTTCACCGCCGGAGAGTGTCACATTTTCCCTCACCTCGGTCTTGCCGTCAATGACGAACGGAACCGCGTAGCTCCCTTGCCGGTCGCCTGTGTTTTCCACCGTCGCTGTAATATTGACACTGTCGCCCTCGTTAATAGCCGACTGGCTTAGTTCCCGATCGGAGACTTCCAAGTTGGCCGGATCGCCGACGGCAATAGTCCGGGTTTGGTTGCTGGTGCCGAAGCTGTACTCACCCGGATTATCAAACGTGTATGCGTATTTTTCCGTCCCTGATTCGCCCGGTTCGAGGTTGAAAGACACTGCGTCGACGGACTTCCCGTCTACGTAGGTGAAGATATCCCGCTGTCCGGAAACGGCTCCGGTATTCTCCGCGGTGACGGCCAGTTCGACGGCACCGCCCTCGCTGACTGTCGTCGTATTCCATGCGTGAGATGTGACGGTAATATTCGGTTCGTCGACGACCAGCGTACCAGCGGACTCACCGTTGACAGTCACCTCGTGTTCCCCGTTTTCGATATAGCCGCCGTCACTGGTCTCCAGCACGTACGTCGTGGTCACGTTTCTCGACTTATCCGGCGCAACCGTCGCTTCGTCGGGGCCGATGACCGTCACTTCCCGCCCGCCGATATCGACGGTAATCGTTTCTTTCCCTTCCATGTCGCCTGTGTTCTCGAACGTGACCCACAGGTCGAGTTCCGGCGTGTTCTTCTGGCCCGTATTAGCTTGTGTGTCTATCAGTCCGACATCCTGTATCTTGACGTCCGGTCCTTCAGATGTCCCTGTCTCGTGATTAGACGCAGCCGCAACGCCCGGCCCAAACATCGGGGCCGTCGACACCGCAACCACAGCCAGTAGCGTCATCGCTGATAGCCACAGGCCCGTAATCTTACCCATGGGTTGGCCGATGACAGTATGGTAATTAGTTAGCGGGAACGAATCGCCAAGTAAGGTCCTACGCTCTTGCGTAGGAGATTGTTGATACTGGAGAGCAGTAGCTGCGGAGTCGAAGAGGACAAGAGCACCGCGCCAGCGGTGCCCGACACGAATGATTCCGCTAGATGTGTTTGGGTCGGAATCGGTCGCAGCGGACCTGTTGGAGCAGGTTCGCTGGCGTGATGGTGTTACCTGTCCTCGCTGCCGTTCTGACCGGACGGTCAGAAACGGCAGCTACAGAGAGTTTCAACGGTATCTCTGTAAGAATTGCGACCGCACGTTCAACGATAAGACTGGCACAATCTTCGCTCATTCGAAGATTGCGCTCCGACGGTGGCTGTTTTCAATTTACGCGTTTCTCCGGTTTAATACGAGTCTCCGCCAACTACAGTGCGAAATCGAGGTGACACACAAAACGATGCACCGGCGCATCGAGCGCTTTGCCAGAGCGCTCGATGCGCCTTCCCTCAATCTCGTCGGCCCGGTCGAAATCGACGAAGTGTACGTCTCTGCCGGGAAGAAAGGCCGCGAGCGCGACCGGGAGTCGCGCTCGCGTGGCCTGTCTACGCGCGGGCGTGGTTCGTATAGCAGCGACAAGCCACCGATCTTCATCATCGCCGACCGTGGCACCGAACAGCGGTACGTGATTCCAGCGAAAGCCGCAGACGAATCGACGATTCGACTCCTGCTGGCCGACCGCCAGCAGGAGTCGCTCACTGTCTATACCGACGGCTTTCGAGCGTACGAACCGCTCGAAGATGACGACGCATTCGACCGCGAATACGTCGTCCATGGCGACGGTGAATACGCCGACGATGAGGTGCACGTCAACACCTGCGAGAGCCACGCGTCGCAGGTGCGACGGTGGCTCTCGCCCCACCGAGGTATCTCCAAAGACAAGCTGACACAGTATCTTAGAGCGTTTCAGCTACGCCGAGAGCTGTTTCGGAAACCCGGCCGAGATGCTCTCAAACACGCTGTTCAAGCAACGCTGTGAAATCAACAATGTGCTACGGATGAGCGAAGGTCCTATTATCGCGCCCGCCGTCCGCTACTGCCAGTTCTAGTCTAATAAGGGATGCAGCCAGACATTACAGGTAATGGGCTAGTCACACCACTCCGGCAATACGGCTGTCACGTCGGTATACATATAGTACCTCAAATGACGTCTGTCCTTTCAATCGTCGCCCAGCACCCGTGGCGCGGTGGCGGCACCGCACGCTGAGCGGACACACAACATCGCAGTTCTGTAGCTATGGGCCACTCACAAGCCGTACGGTTACACGGTAGCGATGGGAAAGTCAGGTCGGAACGCTATCAGAGACGCTTGCTCACGTACGGGCCGTCCTGCTTGTACCCCAGTTTCTCCCGGTAGTACTGCCGGACACCGATGCCGGAAATGACGGCCAGTTTCGGGAAGCCGGCGTCCCGGGCCAGTACCTCCGCTTTCTCCAGCAGTTTCTTTCCGTAGCCTTTGTGCTGGTGGTCCTCATCGTCACCTTCCTGCCCGACGCCGACGGCGTTGCCGTAGACGTGGAGTTCGCGGACGATTGCGGCGTCCTGTAGCTCCCGGCGCACCGGGTCGTTGGGGAACCGAAGCCGACAGAAGCCGACGAGGACATCGTTCTCGAAGTCCTCGAAGGAGATGAAGTGTTCCATGCCGCCACAGGCCTCGTAGGTCATCACGTCGAGTTCGATGTTCTCGGCGACGTCATCGCTGTGTCCGGCCTCCCGACAGCGGATACAGTCACACGTCCAGTCGTGTTCTTCCATCCGCTTCCAGGCGAGTTGCCGGAGGTTCGACTTCCAGACCCCGCCTTCGATGAAGTCAGCCGGGATGTCCCGCTGGACGCGCTGAAGTCGGGTGTAGCGGGGAATCATATCCTTGATTTCGGCGACTAACTCGGCGGCCTCGTCGTTGTCCAGCGGGTCGAACTCGTCTTTGCGCCACCAGTCATAGGTGACGGTTCCTTCGACGATCAGCGTCGGGTATATTTTGAGGTAGTCCGGCCGCCAGTCGGTCTGCTCGAAGATACGTCGGAAGTCCTCCAGACACATCTCCTTTGACATCCCGGGCTGGCCCGGCATCATGTGGAAGCCAACTTTGAACCCTGAGTCGCGCAGGCGGCGGTTGGCGTCGATGGAGGCCTGGACGCCGTGACCGCGGTGCATCTCGCGGTTGATGCGCTCGAAGGTGGTCTGGACGCCCACCTCAACTTTCGTGGCGCCAAGGTCGAGCATCCGGTCGATCTGCTCGGGGTCACACCAGTCGGGCTTCGTCTCGAACGTCGTGGCGACGTTGCGGACATCGGCGGTCTCGTTCTCAGCGATAACGTCCTCCAGATAGCGGAACTCGTAGTCGTCTTCGGCGAAGCTCACGTCCTCTGCGGGCGTCGGCTCTCCGTCCACATCGAAGTCATTCATCGCTTCGAGGGCTCGCTTGACGAACCACTCCTGATAGTCGTGGCTCCGGGCTGTCATCGTCCCGCCCATCACGATGAGTTCGGCCTTATCCACGGGATGGCCGATCTCCCGAAGTTGGTTGAGCCGGAGGGTGACCTGCCCGTACGGGTCGTAGTCGTTCTGTTCGCCGCGTGCGGCCGCGGGTTCGTGACCGGTGTAGGACTGGGCGGAGGAGAACTCCGAGTCGGGGCCGCCGGGACAGTACAGGCACTTCCCATGGGGGCACCGCTCTGGCGAGGTCATGATAGCGATGGGGGACACACCCGAGGCGGTCCGAACCGGCTTGCGCTGGAGAACCTCCTCCAGCACCTCGCGGTGCTCCTGTGGCGCGTAATCGAGCAGTTCGGAGTTTTTCGGCACTTTCGGCGCGGAGTACTCGCGGCAGACATCGATCTTGGCTGATTCGACGTCGTCGCGCTCGACCTCACCTGCGAGAATCCGGTCGACCAGCTCCGCACACACCTGCTGGAAGGTCTCTGTCTCGTCTGGGTCCGGCGTCTCCGTGCTCATCGGCGTTGTGCGAAATCGGCGTCTCGGCCGAATAAGCGTGTCGCTCGGGTATCGTCAGCGACGGGGATAGCCGTGGGGTTCATTATCTTGTCACCCCATATCGAAGTATGAGCGGTGAAACGGACGACACCAAGAGCCTCGACCGGCCGACCTTCCGCGGCTGCGTGTTCTGTTACAGCGCTGAGTGGGCATACTACGGCGCAAAGAAGGCGGCTAAGTCTGTTTCAGGGGCTAATAAGTAGCACGGCCGGAGTCGCGGTTGGTAGACAGTGCGCAACTGGAAACAGCACATAGACTGTCAGATCGTGACTGCAGGTACCTGGCCTCGGTATGTCAGTTGATACTGCCGGATGAGTATTCTGTGTTTGAACGCAGCGTGTGAGTGACGGGTAATACAGCAACGCTGGGCTCCAACCACTATTTCCAATCCACTGGTTGCGAGCAATCCATCATACTGCGTCCGCCTGCAAGCATAAACGGGAGCCAGTGTCGGTTACAGGAGCGGCGCAAAGTTCTTTCAGTGCATGGAGTCCATGGCAATACCGCAGTTCAGGAAATGATAATCTGCGCGAAAAGGTTAATTTGCGGTATCCATACCATGTGTGCATATGGCACAGCCAACGGGAGACATTGGGCAGCAAACAGATCGCAATCCAGGCCCAGTCGAGCGGCTAGAAAGCTTCGTATCCTATATCCCGGACGGGTCTACAATCCCTGATAAACAGTGGCGTAACCGACACCGGAGTGTGGTAGTTGTGACGTTGCTACATATCCCGTTTCTGTTCGGGCTTGGCATCTACACCGGGTCAACTCCGATAGCTGAAGCGCAAATCCCTGCTACCGCGCTGCCACGGGTACTGTTACTCTGTGGGGTTGTGTTCGCCCTGTCAGCTGGGAGCCTCATCGCTCGCTTCAGGCGGCGTGTCAGGACAATCCTCTCAGTCACGGCGGTGTTTGTGTCGTCACTGGCCCTCGTTCAATTATCCGGCGGCTATATCGAAGCTCATTTTCATTTCTTTGTCGGGATGGCAATGGTTGCTGTGTACGAAGACTGGGTCCCATTCTTGTGGGGATTGGCGTATGTGGTTCTCACCCACGGGTACTTTGGGACCATCGACCCGAGTCGCGTCTATAACCACGCGGCAGCAATTAATAACCCATGGGCGTGGGGGCTCATCCACGGTGGGTTCGTCCTGATGCTGTGTGTCGCCCTCGTGAACAACTGGGTGTCAACCGAGCGATCACGCGAGAAGTCACAGGAGCGTTTCGAACAAGCCGAACAACGCGCCTCGGAGATTGACGACCTTCAGGCCAAACAAGAGGAGATAGAGCGGAAACGCGCAGAGGCAAAGGAAGCCCGCGAGAAGGCGGAGGCAAAAATGCAGGCCGCCGAGCAGCAAAACACGGAACTCCAAGAGACAGCCAGCAGATTCAGCGAGGCGATGGCGGCTGCCGCTGACGGTGACCTGACGGTTCGCGTCGACCCCGATGTGGCCGACAACGAAGCGATGGCACAGATCGCAGAATCGTTCAACAAGATGATGACGGAGACGGAGTCGGCGATGGAGGAGATACAGACGTTTTCGGAAGAGGTTGCAACGACGAGCGACCAGGTCACGGCCGGTGCGAACGAGGCGACCGGAGCCAGCGAGGACATGAGCGAGTCGATTCAGGGCATCGCCAGCGGGGCGGACGAACAACGGGAGATGCTCGAAACCGTCTCCGACGAGATGACCGATCTGTCGGCGACCGTCGAAGAAGTCGCCGCGTCCGCCGAAACCGTCGCGGAGCGGTCCCGCGAGACGGCTGAGATTGCAGACGCGGGCCAGGAGACGGCACAGGAAGCGATAGCGGGCTCCCGTGAGGTCCAGACGGCGATCGACTCGACCGTTGAAAACGTGGAGCGATTGGACGAGAAGATGGCCGAGATCGGTGACATCGTCGAACTCATCGGCGACATCGCCGAACAGACGAACATGCTGGCCCTGAACGCCAACATCGAGGCAGCCCGGGCCGGGAACGGATCTGGCGGCGACGGGTTCGCCGTCGTTGCGGACGAGGTCAAACAGCTAGCTGAGGAGACGCAAACCTCGGCAAGCGAAATCGAACAGCTCATCGCGGAGACCCAGGCGCAGACCGAAACCACGGTCACGGAGGCACGGGGAGCCAAGGAGGACATGCAAGAGAGTACCGAAGCCGTGGAAGCTGTCGTCGACACGTTCACGCAAGTGGCTGAAAACGCCGAGGCGACCGACAACGGTATTCAGGAGATCAGCGACACGACCGATGACCAGGCCGCCACGACCGAGGAAACGGTGGCGATGGTCGAGGAAGCCGTGGACATCAGTGAGGCGACCGCTGCGGAAACCG
This region includes:
- a CDS encoding methyl-accepting chemotaxis protein, whose protein sequence is MAQPTGDIGQQTDRNPGPVERLESFVSYIPDGSTIPDKQWRNRHRSVVVVTLLHIPFLFGLGIYTGSTPIAEAQIPATALPRVLLLCGVVFALSAGSLIARFRRRVRTILSVTAVFVSSLALVQLSGGYIEAHFHFFVGMAMVAVYEDWVPFLWGLAYVVLTHGYFGTIDPSRVYNHAAAINNPWAWGLIHGGFVLMLCVALVNNWVSTERSREKSQERFEQAEQRASEIDDLQAKQEEIERKRAEAKEAREKAEAKMQAAEQQNTELQETASRFSEAMAAAADGDLTVRVDPDVADNEAMAQIAESFNKMMTETESAMEEIQTFSEEVATTSDQVTAGANEATGASEDMSESIQGIASGADEQREMLETVSDEMTDLSATVEEVAASAETVAERSRETAEIADAGQETAQEAIAGSREVQTAIDSTVENVERLDEKMAEIGDIVELIGDIAEQTNMLALNANIEAARAGNGSGGDGFAVVADEVKQLAEETQTSASEIEQLIAETQAQTETTVTEARGAKEDMQESTEAVEAVVDTFTQVAENAEATDNGIQEISDTTDDQAATTEETVAMVEEAVDISEATAAETETASATAEEQAASMSQVSASIESLADQSERLQTMLSEFEVGSR
- a CDS encoding IS1595-like element ISHma4 family transposase, with the translated sequence MIPLDVFGSESVAADLLEQVRWRDGVTCPRCRSDRTVRNGSYREFQRYLCKNCDRTFNDKTGTIFAHSKIALRRWLFSIYAFLRFNTSLRQLQCEIEVTHKTMHRRIERFARALDAPSLNLVGPVEIDEVYVSAGKKGRERDRESRSRGLSTRGRGSYSSDKPPIFIIADRGTEQRYVIPAKAADESTIRLLLADRQQESLTVYTDGFRAYEPLEDDDAFDREYVVHGDGEYADDEVHVNTCESHASQVRRWLSPHRGISKDKLTQYLRAFQLRRELFRKPGRDALKHAVQATL
- a CDS encoding tRNA uridine(34) 5-carboxymethylaminomethyl modification radical SAM/GNAT enzyme Elp3 — encoded protein: MSTETPDPDETETFQQVCAELVDRILAGEVERDDVESAKIDVCREYSAPKVPKNSELLDYAPQEHREVLEEVLQRKPVRTASGVSPIAIMTSPERCPHGKCLYCPGGPDSEFSSAQSYTGHEPAAARGEQNDYDPYGQVTLRLNQLREIGHPVDKAELIVMGGTMTARSHDYQEWFVKRALEAMNDFDVDGEPTPAEDVSFAEDDYEFRYLEDVIAENETADVRNVATTFETKPDWCDPEQIDRMLDLGATKVEVGVQTTFERINREMHRGHGVQASIDANRRLRDSGFKVGFHMMPGQPGMSKEMCLEDFRRIFEQTDWRPDYLKIYPTLIVEGTVTYDWWRKDEFDPLDNDEAAELVAEIKDMIPRYTRLQRVQRDIPADFIEGGVWKSNLRQLAWKRMEEHDWTCDCIRCREAGHSDDVAENIELDVMTYEACGGMEHFISFEDFENDVLVGFCRLRFPNDPVRRELQDAAIVRELHVYGNAVGVGQEGDDEDHQHKGYGKKLLEKAEVLARDAGFPKLAVISGIGVRQYYREKLGYKQDGPYVSKRL